The Deltaproteobacteria bacterium genomic interval CTCGGCAAAGAAACCGTCGGAGAGATCGAGATCCCTGCGCATATTGCCCAGCAACCGCCACGTGAACACCTCCTCTACGAAGTTGTGAAGATGCAATTGGCGAATCGCCGCTCGGGAAACGCTTCTACAAAAACCCGAGGTGAAGTCAGAGGTGGTGGAAAGAAACCGTGGCGGCAGAAAGGAACTGGGAGGGCTCGTGCCGGAAGTTCCCGATCTCCACTCTGGGTGGGTGGGGCAACGATCTTCGGTCCTCGCCCCCGTTCCTATCAGTATAGGATGCCGAAGAGCGCTAGAAGAACCGCTCTTTGCGCCGCGATTGCCGTCAAGCAACGCCAAGGCGAACTGACCGTCGTCCAGGAACTATCCCTAGCTGAGCCGAAAACGAAGCGAATGGTAGAGATTCTCGAGCGACTCGGGTTAGGGAATAATGTTCTCGTCGTCGTTGAAGAGAAGAATGCAAACGTCGAAAAATCGGCGAGAAACTTGCCACTCGTCAAAGTACTGCGCAGCGACGGACTCAATGTGTATGACTTGCTTCGGTACCGACAGGTGCTGTTTACACAGCAAGCTTTGACGAAAATTAGCGAAAGACTAAAGTCATGATTAGAGATATGTACTCCGTCTTGCTAGCTCCTTTAGTGACGGAAAAGGCCACGCTAGTAAATAGTATGGGCAATCAGGTTGTCTTCCGTGTCCGGCCTGGTGCCAATAAATACGCGATTAAGAACGCCGTGGAAAATCTCTTCAAGGTCAAGGTGACGAAAGTCCGCACGATTCAGTATCTTGGAAAAGAGCGGCGTGTTGGAAAGTCCATCGGTCGTCGCTCTGCCTGGAAAAAAGCCTATGTGACGCTGGCCGAAGGTGACCGGATCGATTTCTTTGAGGGGGCCTAGAAGAAATGGCGCTACAACAATACAAACCTACTTCGGCAGGGCGGCGATTCCAGACTGCTACGGACTTTGGTGAGGTTTCGAGAAGCACTCCTGAGCCCTCCTTGCTCCTCCCCTTGAAAAAGACCGGCGGGCGCAACAATCGCGGACGGGTGACAAGTTTCCAACGTGGCGGCGGGCACAAGCGCCGCTATCGCGTGATTGATTTTCGTAGAGAGAAAGACGGCATTCCGGCGAAGGTTGCGTCTATAGAATACGATCCGAACCGGTCCGCTCGGATCGCCCTTCTGCACTATCGAGACGGAGAGAAGCGCTACATTCTCGCTCCGGTGGGACTCAAAGTTGGCGAGACTGTTTCTTCCGGCGAAGGTGCGGATATCAAGCCTGGCAACGCCCTTCCTCTGAAAAATATCCCCCTAGGCACTATTATCCACAACATCGAAATGAAAAAGGGAAAAGGGGGACAGTTAGTAAGGAGTGCTGGCGGATCTGCCCAACTTATGGCCAAAGAGGGGACTTACGCGACAGTGAAATTGCCTTCAGGGGAAATGCACCTCATCCACCAGCAATGTCGAGCGACTGTCGGACAGATCGGAAATTTGAACCACGAAAATATTTCTCTTGGAAAAGCCGGTCGTTCTCGCTGGTTAGGGCGTCGCCCTC includes:
- the rplD gene encoding 50S ribosomal protein L4, which gives rise to MDAQPLHIPVFSLGKETVGEIEIPAHIAQQPPREHLLYEVVKMQLANRRSGNASTKTRGEVRGGGKKPWRQKGTGRARAGSSRSPLWVGGATIFGPRPRSYQYRMPKSARRTALCAAIAVKQRQGELTVVQELSLAEPKTKRMVEILERLGLGNNVLVVVEEKNANVEKSARNLPLVKVLRSDGLNVYDLLRYRQVLFTQQALTKISERLKS
- the rplW gene encoding 50S ribosomal protein L23, with the translated sequence MIRDMYSVLLAPLVTEKATLVNSMGNQVVFRVRPGANKYAIKNAVENLFKVKVTKVRTIQYLGKERRVGKSIGRRSAWKKAYVTLAEGDRIDFFEGA
- the rplB gene encoding 50S ribosomal protein L2 — translated: MALQQYKPTSAGRRFQTATDFGEVSRSTPEPSLLLPLKKTGGRNNRGRVTSFQRGGGHKRRYRVIDFRREKDGIPAKVASIEYDPNRSARIALLHYRDGEKRYILAPVGLKVGETVSSGEGADIKPGNALPLKNIPLGTIIHNIEMKKGKGGQLVRSAGGSAQLMAKEGTYATVKLPSGEMHLIHQQCRATVGQIGNLNHENISLGKAGRSRWLGRRPHVRGVAMNPVDHPMGGGEGRGKGNHPQSPWGVLAKGFKTRHNARTDKYIVQGRRK